From the Thermotoga sp. genome, the window GGAAGAGTTTAGTAATAGAGCTGAATTTTACAGTTTCCTTGTTGGATTGCATCAGCTTTCGCCTGTGGAGTTGAGAGTTGATCCTGAGATCAGGGGTAAGATTTTCGATTCTGAAGATAATCTTCCTTTTCTGCTTCTGGAATATTTTGAGAATCAAAAATTGGATAGTGAGAAAAGGTTCCTCGAGGTTCAGGCAACCTGTGAAGAGCTGAGTTTTGAGAACGGTTGTGTGGTTACCAATTACTGTTTTCATGTTATTGAAGGGGATGAACTGAATGTACGATAGTTATACCAGGGAAGAGGTTGAAGCAGCTTTCAAGATTTATCTTTTGCTGCAGAAAAAAGGAGAGTTGAGAAGAAGGGATTTTATAGACCTCTTCGAAAAGTACAGTAGTAATCCGAAAGTGAGAGATATTTTTGTTAGTGTATTTGAACCGATGGCAGAAGCAAAGATGCTGGAATCCGAAGATGTGCTTTATCTTGTTCCAGAACCAGATAGTGATTATCTTAGTTACAGTAACGAGCAGTTGAGAGAATTGATGCGGCTGGACAACAACACGGAACTATACTGTGCCTATTTTGTGATTTTGTGTTTGCTTTCGGAATTTTTTGGTGCTGATTTTTTGGATGAAGTCGTCAGGGAATATATTTTGGTGAAAGATCTTGAGAGGATTGTTTCAGCTTCTTTTGAAAGTATAGAACCTCGTATGGACGAATTGGAAGTTGATTCGGGGTTCAATTTTAGAGCAGCTTATGAACACTGGAAATCTATGGAGGAATACAGGGAGCTGGAACGGATGAAGGCCAGTAAAACGAATCGATATAGTTTCATTTTGAGGGTTTGCGGTTTTCTTCAGTCTCAGGGGTTGGTGAATCTGATTCAGGAAAGGGAGATATATATCACCCGGAAAACGGAGCTTATAGTCAGGAATTTTTACGCAGGTAAGGAAACGAAGGAAAAGCTTTTGAAGCTGATTGGCGGGAGGCCTTGAGATGCCAAGGATATGGAGAATGAGACTGGTTAATATATGGTACGATGCCGGGAAGAAGGTTTTTGCGGATGAGCTTTTTAATTTTGGAGGTAAGAACACTTTGTTTAACCTGGCAAATGGCGGCGGAAAGACTCTTCTCGTTCAGCTCATGCTTCAGACAGTCCTTCCCAATGAGAGGCTGAATAAGAGACGCCTTTCGGATCTCTTGCAGAACAAGAATTTTACAGGGCATATAGCGATTGAATGGTGTCTGGATTCGGCCGAGGCTGATTTTTTGCTTACAGGTTTTTGTTTTGCCAGGGGAAACGATGAATCGGGAAGGTTGAGGTATTTTATGTACACGAGCCATTATAAGGAAGCGAATCCGTATGATATAAAGCATTTTCCTTATGTAAACGATAAACGTCCCCTCAGCTATGATGAGTTGTTGAAGCTGTTGAAGAATTTGAAGGGAAGTTATTTTAAGGTATTTTACAGTGATTCGAAGAGAAGCGATTATCTTCGGGAATTGAATACATATAATCTCTTTGAGAAAGAGTGGAGACGTATTAAGGAAACCAATAACAATGAAGGTGGAATAGATGATTTTTTCAATAGTCTTCAAAGTACAGATCAGCTTCTGGATAATCTTTTGATTCCGGTAGCTGAAGAGTTGTTCTACGATAATCCAGGGGAACAGAAAGGAAATCTGGTAGAGGCTTTCAACAATCTGAAGAATAAGCTTTTGAATATTCCGGAAATGGAAAGAAACCTGAAGGATTTGGCACTTGTAAGGGAAAAGGGGCAGGTGCTTCTTGATGCTTTCAAAGAACGTGAAGACGCAAGCAGGGAGTTTGAGGAGCGAAAGGTTAATCTGGCAATGTATTCTAATTCTCTTGAACACTGGCGTAACAGCGTCGTTAAAGAGCTCAATGAGATTGACGAGGAATTGAAGAGTATAGAGAGAGATGAAACGGAAAACAGATATCTTCTTGAGTCAGTGAAATACTCCAGAGAGTATGCTCTGGTTGAGGAAAAGCGAAAAAAGCTTTTTGAGGTCAATTCTAAAAAAGATGAACTCTATGAAGTGATTCAAAAAACCAAAAGGGAATTGAATCTTTCTAAAGCTGTGAATCTTTGGTTTGAAAAGAATGATCTGGAAGCAAAGAATAGAGCTTTGAATGAAAGTATCGATAATATGTATCTCGGAAAGGAAGAGAAACTGGAAAAGCTGCTGATTTACGCAGCTACTATTTATCAAAGGTTGAACGAAGAGATAGAGAAACTGGAACAGAGACTTGGGGAAGTTGAAGAAGAAAGGATTGAGAAAGAGAAGAAAAAGAAATTTGTTCACGAAAGGAATCAGGAGCTTAACAGGAAGAAAAACGGTATTGCGGTGGAAAAGACAAAGCTGGAAATGAAAATAAAGGAAAAGAATAGGTTTTCTGATTTTTTGTTTGATCATCATAAAAACGAACACTGGCAATTGTTGCCGGATGTTGCTCTGGAAGAGTTGCGTTCGAAGTTTAGCAGACTGATTGAAGGGTTAAAAAATCTTGAGGTTCAAAGAGACAAGCTTGAAAGGGAAAGAAAAAAGATTCTTGAGGAGCTGGATGGGTTAAAGATCAGAAAACCCGAGTTGTTAGCGAGGATTGGAACTATCGACAAGGAGATACAGGGATACAGGAAGAAAAGGAAACAGGTTGGGGAAGTTCTAAGAAGGCATGAGATAATTTATGATGATCTTTTTAAGGAGAAGTCTCTGATAGAACTTAAGCTTGAGAAGCTTCAGAAAGAGCTGGAAGAGGAGGGTTTTGTCAATAAGTCGAGTCTTCAGGACCTCAGGAATCAGCTTCAGTTGATTGAGAGATACGATTTTTATGTTCCTTCTGAAGAGGTTATAAAACTCAAGAAGTTTCTGGAGGATTCCGGCGTTTCCTGTCGAACAGGCCCTGAGTGGTTGAAATTGCAGGGGGTGTCGGTTGAGAAAAGAGTACAGTATTTGAAAAGATTTCCTCTTTTGCCTTTTTCTTTGGTCGTAGTCAAGGAGGAATTTAATAAGCTGGCGAAGCTTTCGATTGATGTCGAGGAATTTGCCAGTTCTTATCCGGTTCCTATCATCTTTTTGTCAAAGGGTTCGCTGGAGTTAGTTGATAATAGGCGACTTTTGGAGATATTTGAAGGGCAGTATATCTTCTGGCAAAAGGCTCATGAGTATGCTTCTTCCCGGGAATCTCTGGATTTTGTTGCGGCTGAACTTGAAAGCAAAATTGAAAGGGTCAAAGAGGTACTTAGCAGAATAGAGAGTTCAATGGAGAATCTTAGAGGTACCATGGAGATTGTACACGCATTTTTTGCTGATTATGCAGAGGATCTG encodes:
- a CDS encoding DUF6063 family protein yields the protein MYDSYTREEVEAAFKIYLLLQKKGELRRRDFIDLFEKYSSNPKVRDIFVSVFEPMAEAKMLESEDVLYLVPEPDSDYLSYSNEQLRELMRLDNNTELYCAYFVILCLLSEFFGADFLDEVVREYILVKDLERIVSASFESIEPRMDELEVDSGFNFRAAYEHWKSMEEYRELERMKASKTNRYSFILRVCGFLQSQGLVNLIQEREIYITRKTELIVRNFYAGKETKEKLLKLIGGRP